A stretch of Castanea sativa cultivar Marrone di Chiusa Pesio chromosome 2, ASM4071231v1 DNA encodes these proteins:
- the LOC142624697 gene encoding serine hydroxymethyltransferase 4 yields MDPVNAWGNTPLKAVDPDIHDLIEKEKRRQCRGIELIASENFTSFAVIEALGSALTNKYSEGMPGNRYYGGNEFIDEIENLCRSRALQTYRLDPTQWGVNVQPYSGSPANFAAYTAVLQPHDRIMGLDLPSGGHLTHGYYTSGGKKISATSIYFESLPYKVNSTTGYIDYDKLEEKALDFRPRLIICGGSAYPRDWDYARFRSIADKCGALLLCDMAHISGLVAAQEAANPFEYCDIVTTTTHKSLRGPRAGMIFYRKGPKPAKKGQPENAVYDFEDKINFAVFPSLQGGPHNHQIGALAVALKQAMTPGFKAYAKQVKANAVALGNYLMGKGYKLVTGGTENHLVLWDLRPLGLTGNKVEKLCDLCNITVNKNAVFGDSSALAPGGVRIGTPAMTSRGLLEKDFEQIGEFLHRAVSVTLSIQKEHGKLLKDFNKGLVNNKDIEALKADVEKFSSSFDMPGFLMSEMKYQD; encoded by the exons ATGGATCCCGTGAACGCTTGGGGAAACACACCTCTGAAAGCAGTGGACCCAGATATCCACGATCTAATCGAGAAGGAGAAGCGTCGTCAATGCCGTGGCATCGAGCTCATCGCTTCGGAGAACTTCACCTCCTTCGCTGTCATTGAAGCCTTAGGCAGTGCCCTGACCAACAAATACTCAGAAGGCATGCCCGGTAACCGATACTACGGAGGTAACGAATTCATCGACGAGATCGAGAATCTCTGCCGATCTCGAGCCCTCCAAACCTACCGTCTCGACCCGACCCAATGGGGTGTCAATGTACAGCCATATTCAGGTTCACCAGCTAACTTCGCTGCCTACACCGCTGTGCTTCAACCACATGATCGTATCATGGGTTTGGATCTTCCATCTGGGGGTCATTTGACACATGGGTATTACACCTCTGGTGGGAAGAAGATCTCTGCTACCTCCATTTACTTCGAGAGTTTGCCTTATAAGGTGAATTCCACAACTGGGTATATCGATTATGATAAGTTAGAGGAGAAGGCCTTGGATTTCAGGCCAAGGTTGATCATTTGTGGTGGGAGTGCGTATCCAAGGGACTGGGATTATGCTAGGTTCCGTTCTATTGCTGACAAATGTGGAGCCCTTTTGCTTTGTGACATGGCTCACATCAGTGGTCTTGTTGCTGCTCAG GAAGCTGCAAACCCCTTTGAGTACTGTGACATAGTGACAACCACAACCCACAAGAGCTTGAGAGGTCCCAGGGCTGGTATGATCTTCTACAGGAAGGGGCCAAAGCCAGCCAAGAAGGGCCAGCCAGAGAATGCAGTCTACGATTTTGAAGACAAGATCAACTTTGCTGTCTTCCCATCCCTTCAGGGTGGTCCTCACAACCACCAGATCGGTGCACTTGCTGTTGCTCTAAAACAGGCCATGACACCTGGCTTCAAGGCCTATGCCAAACAAGTTAAGGCCAATGCAGTTGCCCTTGGAAACTACCTCATGGGCAAGGGATACAAGCTTGTCACTGGAGGAACTGAGAACCACCTTGTTCTCTGGGATCTTCGCCCTCTTGGCTTGACTG GCAATAAGGTTGAGAAGCTCTGTGACTTGTGCAATATTACTGTGAACAAGAATGCTGTGTTTGGTGACAGCAGTGCATTGGCTCCTGGAGGAGTACGAATTG GTACCCCGGCCATGACTTCAAGAGGGTTGCTTGAGAAGGACTTTGAGCAGATAGGTGAGTTCCTTCACCGAGCTGTTTCTGTCACCTTGAGCATCCAAAAGGAGCATGGAAAGCTATTGAAGGACTTCAACAAGGGCCTGGTGAACAACAAGGACATTGAAGCCCTCAAGGCTGATGTTGAGAAGTTTTCATCCTCCTTTGACATGCCTGGCTTCCTGATGTCTGAGATGAAGTACCAGGATTAG